TGCATAAAGCTTTAGAGCTAAAACTATTTGAAGATCAAAAAGATACTATTAAATTAACAAGTTTAGTGAGTAACGTTGTTGATAAAGAAACACAAGCTAAAATAGATGTTGTTAAAAATAGATTAATTAAAAACTATGGATACTGCGATATTTGTTCAACTGATGCATTGCATTTTGTTGCAAGTATATTTGCGCGTGGTGATGTTAAAAGAAACTTAAATTAGTTTTGTAAAATTTTTAAAAACCTCTTGTTAGAGAAGGCTAAATTTTATGAAAATGGAAACTGATGTTAACCGTTTCAGAAAAATAGTCAGAGGAAAAATTAAAGACAATTTAAAACGCTTTATTTCATCCGGAGAGCTTATTGGCAGACAAGGAAATAAACAGGTTTCAATTCCACTGCCAAGAATTGATCTTCCGCGTTTTGAATTTGGCGGTAATCAACAACGGGGTGTGGGGCAAGGTGATGGAGAGCCAGGGGATCCAGTAAATCAAGGACAACCACAACCTGGCGAAGGAGAGGCGGGACAAAATCCAGGTGAACACAGTATGGAAGTTGATGTCAGCCTCGATGAATTAGCTGGAATTTTAGGTGAAGAACTTGGTTTACCGAGAATCGAAGACAAGGGCAAAAAAAATATTACCCAAAAAAAATACAAATATCAGGGGGTGCTTAGAAACGGACCAGAGAGTTTACGCAATTTTAAAAGAACCTACAAAGAAGCATTAAAAAGACAAATTAGCGTAGGTGACTATACGCAAGACAAACCCATTGTCATTCCAATTAAAGACGACAAAAGGTATCGTAGTTTTCGTATTGAAGAAAAACCGGAAGCCAGTGCGGCAATTATTTATATGATGGATGTTTCTGGCTCAATGGGTGACGAGCAAAAAGAAATCGTAAGACTCACATCATTTTGGTTAAATACTTGGCTGAAACATAACTACGATAACCTTGATACGCGTTTTATTATTCACGATGCCATTGCCCGAGAAGTGGATGAGCATACATTTTATCACACAAAAGAATCGGGCGGAACTTTAATTAGCAGTGCTTACAAATTATGCGAAAAAATTATTTTAGAAAGTTATCCCGCTTCGGAATGGAATATTTATTTATTTCATTTTTCTGATGGTGACAACTGGAGTGGCAATGACACCAATGAATGTATGAATTTATTGGATAGTGTTTTACTCCCATCAAGTAATCTATTTTCTTATGGTCAAGTTGAAAGTCGCTATGGCAGCGGACAATTTTTAAAAGATTTAGAAAAGCATTATGGCGATCAAAATGAAAAAGTTATTATTCATCAAATAAAAGACAGAGATGGTATTATGAATGCTTTGCGATCCTTTCTCGGCAAGGGGAAATAATTATGGTTATGGATCCTCGATTAACCAGTGAGCTAACGCCTGAATTAAAAGAAATTGTCTCAGAAATTGAAAGTCATGCGCGAAACTTAGGATTAGATTTTTTTCCCACTATTTTTGAAATGGTTGATTATCAACAAATGAGCGAAATCGCTGCGTATGGTGGTTTTCCGACTCGTTATCCTCATTGGCGTTTTGGTATGGAATACGAGCGCATTGCAAAAAGTTATGAATATGGCTTATCCCTTATTTATGAAATGGTGATTAATAATGATCCTTGTTATGCATATCTATTAAGAAGCAATTCGTTAGTTGATCAAAAAACTGTGATAGCTCATGTCTATGGGCATTGTGATTTTTTTAAAAATAATTATTGTTTTGCTCATACAAACAGAAAAATGTTAGATGAAATGGCAAATCATGGGAGTCGTGTTCGGAGATATATTGAAGAAGTTGGTCATGACGAAGTAGAATCTTTTATTGATATTTGTCTATCATTAGAAAACTTAATCGATCAGCATGGTCCTCATATTCGTCGTGAGTACAGGCCAAAGGATAAAGACAATTATGATGAAAGTTTGATTTCTCCTGATAAGCTTCCTGTTCCTAAACTTCCTTCTTTGCGCGGCTATATGGAAGGCTATATTAATCCTGATAGTTACGTTAAAGAGCAACAGGCAAAAGTCATTCTCGAAAAAGAAAAAGAAAAAAAATTTCCAGAAAGTTCTGTGCGTGATGTGTTGAAATTTTTGTTAGAGTATGCACCCCTTAATTCTTGGCAACGGGATGTTTTATCAATTGTTCGAGAAGAGGCGTATTATTTTGCTCCTCAAGGACAGACAAAAATTATGAATGAAGGCTGGGCTGTTTATTGGCATTCTAAAATATTAACGCAGCTTGTTTTAAAAGACTCTGAAGTGATTGATTATTGCGATCACTATGCTGGAGTTGTGCAAATGTCAGGACAACGTTTAAATCCTTATAAACTTGGTGTAGAGCTCATGAGGCATATAGAAAAGCGTTGGAACTGTGGACAATTTGGTTTGGAATACACGTTGTGTGATGATCCGCAAGTCCGAAGAAATTGGAATAAAAATGCAAATAAAGGAATGGAAAAATTATTTGAAGTGAGAAGATTTCATAACGATATCACTTTTATTGATGAATTTTTAGATGAAGACTTTTGTGAAGATGCGAAATTATTTACATGGGTGCAAGATAGGCGATCCGGTCAAGCGATTATTCATGACCGTGATTTTAAAACGATTAAAAAAGATTTGCTCGACTCTATGACAAATTTTGGACAACCTATTATTGATGTTGTTGATGGCAACTTTAAAAACCGAGGAGAGCTGTTACTGAGACATCGACATCAAGGAAAAGATTTAAAAATAGATTGGGCTGTAGAAACATTAAAAAATATCTTTAAAATTTGGAATCGACCTGTAAATATTGCAACATTTATAGAATCAGAATCAAAAGTCATTCATTATGATGGGGCGGAGCCTAGAATCGAAAAAGGGGTGCAATTTAGTAATAATTAAAAAATTTGCTAGTTATTAACTAGTTTTTGAATTTTAGCTTTAAATTCATCAATTTTAAAAGGTTTTAATATAAATCCATCTGCTTTTAAGCTCATGCCTTGCATGATGTATTTTTTCTCTTTAATAGAAGTAAAAAAAACGACCTTAAATTTTCTTTTAGGAAATCTATCTTTAATATTATGCATCACCGCAAATCCGTTTTTGTCTGGCATGTAAATATCAAGAAGTATTAAACTTAAACTATGAATATTTGCTAAAATTTGAGTAATGAGTTCATCAACATTATAACAGCACACAACTTTATAACCTATCGATTCTATAACTTTTTTTGTTACAAGATGAATTTCTTCCATGTCATCTAATAAAATAACAACTTTTTCTGTTCCCATTTTTAACACCATTTCTATGTTATTTATATAATCTATCGGAAAATTTAAAAGTCTCTAAATTTTAATAAATTTAGTCAATTATCTGACAACTTCATTTTAAATCATAAATTATAAAATCTTTTTAAGTAAATCAGTTACCTAAAGCTTATTTAGGAATTAACCGATATTGTTAAAAAGAGGAGATTAGTCATATGAGTATGAATCCAAAAGAAGATAGAATTAAAAGTGAAAAATATAGAAGAGATGGCGCAAAATATGTTTGCAATAAATGCAAAAATAAATATTTTTCAAAAGAAGATGTAGAAAAATGCTATGATAGTCATTTTGCCCCAGCAGGAAAAACTTCAGATAACAAAAAATAAAAAAAAAATTACAAAAAATCTAATTTATTTGTAAAAATTATTAATATTTTTAAATATTTTATATTATTAAAATTAATAATAACATAAATCTAAAATAATAATATAATTATATTATTAATAATATTTTTAAATATTTATACAAACTCTATCTATTTGACATTTAAAATTTTGATTAATATACAAACTTTGATTTTTTGTATTGTTTAATACCACTAAATCAATTGTATTTTTTTGTTTACTCCTATAAGAGGAAAAATATGCGTTTATCATATAGTAAGTATTTGTTTTCTTCAGTTTTTTTTTAAATTTTTCTGCCTTCTCACAAGAAAGCCTGCCTGAGTTTAAAATTGCATGTTATTACTATAATTCTAATCCAAAATTTGGAGATTATTCTGAGCATTCTAATTATGCTCTCTCAAAAGTATTAGTTGGACAAAATAATATTGTCACAGCAATAGATTCCAATCATCAAGAAATTTCAATTAAAGGTAAGGTGATTAATGGTTTTGTTACTACAGATATTAGTAATAAAAATAATATTTTAAATTATTGTAATCAAGCACTTAATAATTTATCACAAAATTACTTAAACACAGTTTTTCGCAGACTCAATTTTTCATTATATGATGTGCGGGCTTTTTCAAGTGGCACTCCTACCGCCCGGTATCATGAAACTATTGCTTCTGGCGAGTCTATTGTTAATTTTATTTACCATCCTATACGATATCTCAATTCTCAAGAAAT
This region of Spirobacillus cienkowskii genomic DNA includes:
- a CDS encoding response regulator produces the protein MGTEKVVILLDDMEEIHLVTKKVIESIGYKVVCCYNVDELITQILANIHSLSLILLDIYMPDKNGFAVMHNIKDRFPKRKFKVVFFTSIKEKKYIMQGMSLKADGFILKPFKIDEFKAKIQKLVNN
- a CDS encoding SpoVR family protein, whose product is MVMDPRLTSELTPELKEIVSEIESHARNLGLDFFPTIFEMVDYQQMSEIAAYGGFPTRYPHWRFGMEYERIAKSYEYGLSLIYEMVINNDPCYAYLLRSNSLVDQKTVIAHVYGHCDFFKNNYCFAHTNRKMLDEMANHGSRVRRYIEEVGHDEVESFIDICLSLENLIDQHGPHIRREYRPKDKDNYDESLISPDKLPVPKLPSLRGYMEGYINPDSYVKEQQAKVILEKEKEKKFPESSVRDVLKFLLEYAPLNSWQRDVLSIVREEAYYFAPQGQTKIMNEGWAVYWHSKILTQLVLKDSEVIDYCDHYAGVVQMSGQRLNPYKLGVELMRHIEKRWNCGQFGLEYTLCDDPQVRRNWNKNANKGMEKLFEVRRFHNDITFIDEFLDEDFCEDAKLFTWVQDRRSGQAIIHDRDFKTIKKDLLDSMTNFGQPIIDVVDGNFKNRGELLLRHRHQGKDLKIDWAVETLKNIFKIWNRPVNIATFIESESKVIHYDGAEPRIEKGVQFSNN
- a CDS encoding DUF444 family protein, which encodes MKMETDVNRFRKIVRGKIKDNLKRFISSGELIGRQGNKQVSIPLPRIDLPRFEFGGNQQRGVGQGDGEPGDPVNQGQPQPGEGEAGQNPGEHSMEVDVSLDELAGILGEELGLPRIEDKGKKNITQKKYKYQGVLRNGPESLRNFKRTYKEALKRQISVGDYTQDKPIVIPIKDDKRYRSFRIEEKPEASAAIIYMMDVSGSMGDEQKEIVRLTSFWLNTWLKHNYDNLDTRFIIHDAIAREVDEHTFYHTKESGGTLISSAYKLCEKIILESYPASEWNIYLFHFSDGDNWSGNDTNECMNLLDSVLLPSSNLFSYGQVESRYGSGQFLKDLEKHYGDQNEKVIIHQIKDRDGIMNALRSFLGKGK